A window from Setaria italica strain Yugu1 chromosome VIII, Setaria_italica_v2.0, whole genome shotgun sequence encodes these proteins:
- the LOC101759426 gene encoding aquaporin SIP1-1 — protein MAMGAAAARGAAADAVVTFLWVLCASALGATTAAVTSLLGVAQEEGGGGHYALLVTASLLAALLFAFDLLCGALGGASFNPTDFAASYAAGLDSPSLFSVALRFPAQAAGAVGGALAISELMPEQYKHTLAAAGPALKVDPHTGAVAEGVLTFVITLAVLWIIVKGPRNPVLKTMLLSVSIVSLILAGAEYTGPSMNPANAFGWAYVNNWHNTWEQLYVYWICPFIGAMLAGWVFRAVFLPSAPKPKTKKA, from the exons atggcgatgggggcggcggcggcgcgcggggcggcCGCGGACGCCGTGGTGACGTTCCTGTGGGTGCTGTGCGCCTCCGCGCTCGGCGCCACGACGGCGGCCGTCACGTCGCTCCTGGGGGTGGCgcaggaggagggcggcggcggccactaCGCGCTCCTCGTGACCGCGTCCCTCCTCGCGGCGCTCCTCTTCGCCTTCGACCTCCTCTGCGGCGCGCTCGGCGGCGCCAGCTTCAACCCCACCGACTTCGCCGCCTCCTACGCCGCCGGCCTCGACAGCCCCTCCCTCTTCTCTGTCGCGCTCCGCTTCCCCGCGCAG gccgccggcgcggtggGCGGCGCCCTGGCGATCTCGGAGCTGATGCCGGAGCAGTACAAGCACAcgctcgcggcggcggggccggcacTCAAGGTGGATCCACAtaccggcgccgtcgccgaagGGGTGCTCACCTTCGTCATCACACTGGCCGTGCTCTGGATCATCGTCAAGGGGCCCCGGAATCCCGTCCTCAAGACCATGCTGCTCTCGGTCTCCATCGTTAGCCTCATCCTCGCCGGGGCAGAGTACACGGGTCCTTCCATGAACCCAGCCAAC GCATTTGGCTGGGCATACGTTAACAATTGGCACAACACATGGGAGCAGCTATATGTGTACTGGATATGCCCCTTTATTGGGGCCATGCTTGCTGGATGGGTCTTCAGAGCGGTGTTCCTACCATCAGCACCTAAGCCGAAGACCAAGAAAGCGTGA